A region from the Pithys albifrons albifrons isolate INPA30051 chromosome Z, PitAlb_v1, whole genome shotgun sequence genome encodes:
- the HAUS1 gene encoding HAUS augmin-like complex subunit 1, with protein sequence MAARGSGGSEAAEESPTAEGFEAAKGAEGFDAKGVEGFEAAKGAEGFEAAKGAEGFEAAKGAEGFEAAKGAEGFEAAKGAEGFEAAKGAEEFEETEGFGVAKGAEEFEEGDSSEEAEPETAEPKYSAEDFEKRLIRVTLWLKKIYKNQPVAVYEVNERTVDFLHDLMEQNEARDRDMSIVIEDMKHLEAEYDAETEEMKDIFKDLGLSLHSLSRKATRTLNDLVKSAMALDTKDTSLTSFFCAINRMTSELVETESENRDMWWELSNIKRKLMSVLMMEDQILQDIQNLEECQQAERARIESRSHNLKFLRDKSLELKIRIRNAEEELIGRGMERSLTHQALVQSAEELVPLRKKVASMRKEVKNFYDLPPSIPLARVKVEEEKLKLNALEEELSKELDRLAFELM encoded by the exons ATGGCGGCGAGGGGGTCGGGAGGGTCCGAGGCGGCTGAGGAGTCTCCGACGGCTGAAGGGTTTGAGGCAGCTAAAGGGGCTGAGGGGTTTGACGCTAAAGGGGTTGAGGGGTTTGAGGCGGCTAAAGGTGCTGAGGGGTTTGAGGCGGCTAAAGGGGCTGAGGGGTTTGAGGCGGCTAAAGGGGCTGAGGGGTTTGAGGCGGCTAAAGGGGCTGAGGGGTTTGAGGCGGCTAAAGGGGCTGAGGGGTTTGAGGCGGCTAAAGGGGCTGAGGAATTTGAGGAGACTGAGGGGTTTGGAGTGGCTAAAGGGGCTGAGGAGTTTGAGGAGGGTGACTCGTCTGAGGAGGCTGAGCCGGAGACGGCAGAACCGAAATACTCCGCGGAGGACTTTGAGAAGAGACTCATCCGG GTTACTTTATGGTTAAAGAAGATATACAAGAATCAGCCTGTTGCAGTGTACGAGGTGAATGAAAGGACAGTGGATTTCTTGCATGATCTTATGGAACAGAATGAGGCCAGAGACAGGGATATGTCTATCGTGATAGAGGACATGAAGCATCTGGAAGCAGAGTATGATGCAGAAA ctgaggAAATGAAGGACATTTTCAAAGACCTGGGTCTTTCCCTACACAGTCTGTCCAGAAAAGCCACCAGAACCCTCAATGACCTGGTAAAAAGCGCAATGGCACTCGACACAAAGGACACGTCTCTTACCAG cttcttCTGTGCCATCAATCGTATGACTTCGGAGCTGGTTGAAACGGAATCAGAAAACAGAGATATGTGGTGGGAATTGAGCAACATCAAGAGAAAACTAATGTCAGTCCTGATGATGGAAGATCAGATACTGCA gGATATTCAGAACCTAGAGGAATGTCAGCAAGCAGAAAGAGCCAGAATAGAGAGTCGTTCCCATAACCTGAAGTTCCTGAGAGATAAAAGTTTGGAATTAAAAATCAGGATCAGGAATGCTGAG GAGGAGCTTATTGGCAGGGGGATGGAAAGATCCCTGACACACCAGGCACTTGTGCAATCTGCTGAG GAACTGGTTCCACTGCGGAAAAAAGTTGCGTCTATGAGGAAGGAAGTGAAGAACTTCTATGACTTACCTCCT AGTATTCCCCTGGCACGAGTGAAGgttgaagaagaaaaactaaaactG AATGCCTTGGAGGAAGAACTCTCAAAGGAGCTTGACAGGCTGGCTTTTGAACTGATGTAG